The Elusimicrobiota bacterium sequence CCTATGACCAGAGGAAAGATTTTTGCCATTTCGTTTTTTACGTCGCTGATAGTTTCAGCAGGAGTTTTTATTTTAATGTACCTTTACGTCGTGCCGTTAATTATTGCTAACCAGAAATTCAGCCTTCCCAACGTAACCGGCGCAAAGCTTGAAACCGTAAAACTGACGCTGGAAAGCAAGGGTTTGAATTTCAGCCTTAATGGCGAAGAAAATGACCCGCTTGTCTCTGCCGGAAGCGTATTAAAGCAGGAACCCCTGGCAGGAACGCTTGTAAAGAAAAACGATATAGTAAAACTTGTGGTAAGCAAGGGCAAAAAAATGGCCGCGGTGCCTAACGTATTAAATATGCCTGTTGAACAGGCAGCCATAGAGATTACCAAAGCCGGCCTTATACCGGATAAAATGGACAGAGAAATTTCGCCGGCAGTTCCTAAGGGTTATGTAATATCGTTGGACCCCCAGCCGGGGGCTTCCGTTGATTTCGGCACAAAAGTTAATTTATTAGTCAGCGGCGGGCAGCCGAAAACAGTAAAAGCAAAACCAGCGCCAAAACCAAAGCCGATAGAAATACCGAAAGAAATGGTTCCGGATGTTGTTGGAAAATATTTTGATGAAGCCCGGAAAATACTTGAAAGCAAGGGGTTTAAATTAGGCAAGCTAAGCAAATCTTACAGCGATGACCAGGATTTTGATATAGTTTTGAGCCAATATCCTAAAGCGGGAATGAGCGCTAATAAGGGGTCTGAGGTAAAAATAACGATTAATTCAGAAGTTCAGAATCCGAATGCTTCCCAGGCGGCGCCGGTTGCGCCTGCAGCTCCGGTTGAAACAGAGACAGTTCCATCGGCAGAGGATGAATAGGCGCAATAATCTCAATTTTGAAATTTCAAATCTCAGATAATCAACTGTCCGCAGGCGGCGCCTATATCAGTGCCTCTTGATTCGCGGATAATAGCTGTCAAACCGGTGTCACAGATATAATCCTTGAAAGCCTGGACGTTTTCTCTTGAAGGCGGTTTGTATCTTTCCACTCCGGTGGGATTGTAGGGTATCAGGTTTATCTGGACTTTATCATTCCAGGTGAGGTTTCTTCCGACAAGCGTTGCCAGGGCGGCCGCATCCGCCTGGGTGTTATTTACCCCGTCAATCAAAACATATTCTACCGTAATTTTTGATTTTGTTTTCCTGCCGTATTCCAGGCCTGCCACGAGTATGTCTTCTACAAAATAAGGAATTTTTCCGGTTATGATTTTTTCCCGCGTCTCGTCGTTTGGGGCATGGAGCGAAAGCGCCAGGCGCACGGCAATGTTTTCGTCAGCTAATTTCACAATTTGGGGCACAAACCCGGCTGAGGAAAGCACAATTTTGCGCCTGCCGTAGCCAAATTGGTTCGGGTCAACCAGTGATTTTATCGCGCTGACTACATTGTCATAATTAAGCAGGGGTTCGCCCATACCCATAAAAAGAATACTGTCAATAACAGCCCCGCTGTCTTTTTCCACCTGCAAAATCTGCTCCAGGATTTCTCCGCGGCTTAAATTTCTTTTAAAAGGCACTTTTCCTGAAGCGCAGAAAGAACATTTTATTGGACAGCCGATTTGGGTGGACAAACATATTGAATTTCTGTTTTCATGAGGCAGAAAAACAGTAATTACTTCAAAGCCATCCAAAGTTTTAAAACTGTATCTTACAGAAGCGTCAATTTTTGAAGTTTTTTTATCTTTTAAAGTGAAAGAACGCAGGTAAAAATTTTCCTCCAAATGTTTGCGGAAATCAACGGGCAGGTTGCTGAATTCAGCAAATGAATCAACTTTTTTCTTATATAGCCATTCAAGAATCTGCTTTGCCCGGAACTTTGTTAAAAGTTTTTCAAGGACATATTTTCCAATTTGCTCCGGATCAAGATCTAATATAAATATTTTATTCATTTTTTTTTACATATCAACTTATCAGCATATTAACGCCTTTCCGTTAGTTATGATTTTTTCTAAAAGTAAATCGGTTTCTTGCGCATTCATAAAAATCTGAAAGCCAAGAGCGGAAAATCCGGAAAGGAAAATAGAAAAATAAATAGCAGGTAAGTAAAATTTGATAGTTTTCATCAGGGCCAAGTAGTAGAACTTGGTGGAATCTCTTGCCACAGTTTGCGGACTAAAACAACATTTAATGCAGGTAGATCTAGGGAATCATCATAGAAAATAATAAAACTTTCAGAGCAATCATGTTCGGATGTATTGCCTACAATCCAGGCAGCGCCAAAAATATCCATAGGGTTGTCGATTTGAAGATTTTTACCCACATAAAGGAACCCTTTTATACCGATATCAGTGCTAGACGCATTGGGAGGATTATGCCCTCGGGTCCAGGTTTCGCCGCCAAATCTAAAAGTTTTTCTGGTTTTTTGATAGCCGTCATCGCCGGGATATTCATTTGTTGCTGAAGTGTCATAATAACTATCAACGCCTGTTCTTTGAATTAAGGTATATTCCTTGTAGGCTTCCTCCGGAATATTCCTACCGGGAGCGGCGCTGACATCTATAAAATCATAACTAAGGTTATCCAGGGCGTTATTTTCTAGATTTCCGCGAACAATAAAGTTTCCAACGACTCCCCACCCAGCATTATAACCATACGGATACCCCGCCACATCTCTATCGTTGACCCAGAATACTTTGTCTCCATTGTCATCCCAGTACCAGGTACGATTAGCTAATTTAAAAGGATGTTTGAACAAATTTTGGACATGCGGCAGACCAGAGTGATCGTTTCCCGGTTCCTTGCAAGTAGTCGCATCTACCCAGCCGCCTTCTCCTGCGTCATATACTTGCCACCATTTTAGCCCTGTATAATTTTTCATTTTTGAACAACCAAAAACGTTTAATGTATTGATAACGTATGGGACGGTTCCCTGATAGACTGTTACATTAATTGCTGCTGAAGAACGCAACGCATCGAAGTCCAATAGCGGTAAATCAGGAACATCGTAGTCAGACCACCATTCCATATTGTCTGTATTCGGAGGATTCATTCCGTTTGTGTCTCTGGCGTAGCCTGCTTGGTTGCAAGTCACAACCTGTCTTGAATATTTTCTTGGGAAATAATCCTGCGCCGCGGCTGCGTTAGTAATCTCTATATTACCATGCGACATTATGGGCCCCCAATGGACAGAGAACGCGTTTCCCATGGTTATGGTGTCTTTAGATATAATTGCTCCCGGAATTACCTGGTTGCGGAATATTGCTTTTATTGCCCGTATTTCGTTTAATGTAGAATCTTTGCCTTCAGCAGTAACTGTTACTTCGCATGAACTAGGTCCTGAAGTGAATTTAATTCTATAAATTCCGCCGGAAATGTCGGTATACGTTGTATCAAAATTATAACCATTTGTAATTTTACCTTTAGAGGCCATGTCCCAGGTTGAAGTTGAACTTTTAAGTTTCCACATGCCGCGGTCAATACCAGTTTCAGCTAAGTTGAACGCCACGGACTTTCTCTGTTGTTTTACTGACCATTTTGTTTGATTTTGGGTCCAGTAAATAAGTCCGGGTATGATTACCGTTAAAAACAGCATTATGGCAATAACGATAGCTAACACTTGTCCTTTATTTCCTTTTTGAGTAAACATTTTATATCCCCCCGTTAGTTCATAACTCTAACTTTTTCAGATGCCATATGCAGCGCTTTGGATTGTAAATCATAGAGATTTTGTTCTAAAGTAAAAGAGACTGATATAAGGGCCATATCATATGATTGAGGGAAAGCGAACGCCACATAGCGCAAATTTTTTGTCATAATTTTCGTATAAATATTTTTAATTCGTGTAATATTTCTGCCGTTTTGATAGTAAGTAACACTGCTGTTATCTATAGTAACGAAATTTATACGCGAATAATACGGCTGACCAGACAAAGAATCAATTGTTATTGTGCTATTTTTTGCCTGTCTTAAATCTTTTGAGATAAAGTCCATTAATATTCTTGATTCTTGTTGTAATTCCAGAGTTACCGTATTAATTTTATAGAATTTGTATATTTCATTAATCATCTTAGGAAGCCCCAATGATAAAATACCTAGAAGAGCAACTACGGTTAATAATTCAATCAGGGTAAAACCATTTTTTTTCTTTACCATGGAAAATCGACTCCCGAAGTAGTTTGTCCCGGTTGAACGGTAATATTAGCGATAGAAGAAGAAATTATAACAATGT is a genomic window containing:
- a CDS encoding PASTA domain-containing protein; the protein is MTRGKIFAISFFTSLIVSAGVFILMYLYVVPLIIANQKFSLPNVTGAKLETVKLTLESKGLNFSLNGEENDPLVSAGSVLKQEPLAGTLVKKNDIVKLVVSKGKKMAAVPNVLNMPVEQAAIEITKAGLIPDKMDREISPAVPKGYVISLDPQPGASVDFGTKVNLLVSGGQPKTVKAKPAPKPKPIEIPKEMVPDVVGKYFDEARKILESKGFKLGKLSKSYSDDQDFDIVLSQYPKAGMSANKGSEVKITINSEVQNPNASQAAPVAPAAPVETETVPSAEDE
- the rlmN gene encoding 23S rRNA (adenine(2503)-C(2))-methyltransferase RlmN; amino-acid sequence: MNKIFILDLDPEQIGKYVLEKLLTKFRAKQILEWLYKKKVDSFAEFSNLPVDFRKHLEENFYLRSFTLKDKKTSKIDASVRYSFKTLDGFEVITVFLPHENRNSICLSTQIGCPIKCSFCASGKVPFKRNLSRGEILEQILQVEKDSGAVIDSILFMGMGEPLLNYDNVVSAIKSLVDPNQFGYGRRKIVLSSAGFVPQIVKLADENIAVRLALSLHAPNDETREKIITGKIPYFVEDILVAGLEYGRKTKSKITVEYVLIDGVNNTQADAAALATLVGRNLTWNDKVQINLIPYNPTGVERYKPPSRENVQAFKDYICDTGLTAIIRESRGTDIGAACGQLII
- a CDS encoding prepilin-type N-terminal cleavage/methylation domain-containing protein, coding for MVKKKNGFTLIELLTVVALLGILSLGLPKMINEIYKFYKINTVTLELQQESRILMDFISKDLRQAKNSTITIDSLSGQPYYSRINFVTIDNSSVTYYQNGRNITRIKNIYTKIMTKNLRYVAFAFPQSYDMALISVSFTLEQNLYDLQSKALHMASEKVRVMN